From the Meles meles unplaced genomic scaffold, mMelMel3.1 paternal haplotype, whole genome shotgun sequence genome, one window contains:
- the LOC123936255 gene encoding olfactory receptor 2T29-like, translating to MENTTWVANYTGQSDFDLVGLFIQSKYPDLLCVVIFVVFLMALSGNTILILLIHCDVHLHNPMYFFITQLSLMDVMYISVTVPKMLMDQVTGVNKISAPECGLQMFLYLTLGGSEFFLLAAMAYDRYVAICHPLRYPILMNYRVCLLLVSSSWFLGSVDGFMLTPVSMTFLFCRSREIHHFFCEVPAVMKLSCSDTSLYETLMYLCCVLMLLIPVTIISSSYSFILFTIHRMNSAEGWKKAFATCSSHMMVVILFYGAAVYTYMLPTSYHTPKKDMIVSVFYTILTPVLNPLIYSLRNKDVTRALKILLNVGSVLQETMK from the coding sequence ATGGAGAATACAACTTGGGTGGCCAACTATACTGGACAATCAGATTTTGACCTAGTGGGACTCTTCATTCAATCCAAGTACCCAGATCTCCTTTGTGTGGtgatttttgtagttttcctgaTGGCCTTGTCTGGAAACACCATCCTGATCCTTCTGATACACTGTGATGTTCACCTTCATaaccccatgtacttttttatcaCCCAATTGTCTCTCATGGATGTGATGTACATTTCTGTCACTGTGCCCAAGATGCTCATGGACCAGGTCACAGGAGTGAATAAGATCTCAGCCCCTGAATGTGGGTTGCAGATGTTTCTCTATCTGACACTAGGAGgttcagaatttttccttctagctgccatggcctatgaccgctatgtggccatctgccatcCACTCCGTTATCCTATCCTCATGAACTATAGGGTGTGTCTCCTCTTGGtgtcttcttcctggtttctaGGATCTGTGGATGGATTTATGCTCACACCCGTCAGCATGACCTTCCTCTTCTGTAGATCCCGGGAGatccatcatttcttctgtgaggtCCCTGCTGTAATGAAGCTTTCCTGCTCAGACACTTCCCTCTATGAGACCCTCATGTACCTGTGCTGTGTTCTCATGCTCCTCATCCCTGTGACAATCATTTCAAGCTCCTATTCTTTCATCCTCTTCACCATCCACAGGATGAActcagcagagggatggaagaaGGCCTTTGCCacttgttcttcccacatgatgGTAGTCATCCTCTTCTATGGTGCTGCTGTCTATACCTACATGCTTCCCACCTCCTATCACACCCCAAAGAAGGACATGATTGTATCTGTCTTTTACACTATACTCACTCCTGTTCTAAATCCTTTAATTTATAGTCTTAGGAATAAGGATGTAACAAGGGCCCTAAAAATATTGTTGAATGTGGGATCTGTCCTACAGGAAACTATGAAGTAG